Proteins co-encoded in one Kribbella qitaiheensis genomic window:
- a CDS encoding TetR/AcrR family transcriptional regulator, translating into MVQNPLAGPAGAGGCTLAEVSRRAGVSVAAPYKHFADRDALLAALVQKGYAEQGERFRAAMRRKPDPADQLAAFAQAYVQFAADRRPVFELTFTAGLDKARYPELIEAGAGLFEVIFEPARQLRPTDQEARKLALAVTATATVSPSSCSKGFCSAVHSRP; encoded by the coding sequence GGCCGGGGCCGGGGGCTGCACGCTCGCGGAGGTGAGCCGGCGAGCGGGCGTCAGCGTCGCCGCGCCGTACAAGCACTTCGCGGACCGGGACGCGCTGCTGGCCGCGCTGGTCCAGAAGGGGTATGCGGAGCAAGGCGAGCGCTTTCGGGCGGCGATGCGGCGCAAGCCGGATCCGGCGGACCAGCTCGCGGCGTTCGCGCAGGCCTACGTGCAGTTCGCGGCGGATCGCCGGCCGGTGTTCGAGCTGACCTTCACGGCCGGCCTGGACAAAGCGCGGTACCCGGAGTTGATCGAGGCCGGCGCCGGGCTCTTCGAGGTGATCTTCGAGCCGGCCCGGCAGCTCCGCCCGACCGACCAGGAAGCACGGAAGTTGGCGCTAGCGGTGACCGCGACCGCGACCGTTTCGCCGTCTTCATGCTCGAAGGGGTTCTGCTCGGCAGTCCACAGCAGGCCGTAG
- a CDS encoding LacI family DNA-binding transcriptional regulator — protein sequence MSASEVPAAEAVRGQKARHLAGELRRGIAELRWPGGKLPTEQQLAREQGVSLNTVRRAVDLLVQDGLVYRRQGSGMYIASSETGPLIGVAVPSMTYYFPRIIVGIERELAKHGAQMLLRSTEWDSVEERQAVDGLVSAGAAGLILAADGPSLAGLEDLDVPVVLVERGLEDPDTLHEFVGSNHGAGARAAVKHLRGLGHTRIAYLERVSPHTAPQVRAGLGDVPVLVESRERWTTADAERFLAELLRKKVTAVICFPDREATLLLNAAIANGIAVPGDLSVISYDDEVADLSDIPLTAVSPAKLDVGRLAVETLRARLAEPGSPRRQISLVPNLVVRDSTGPVR from the coding sequence GTGAGCGCATCCGAGGTACCGGCGGCCGAGGCTGTGCGTGGGCAGAAAGCACGGCATCTCGCCGGTGAACTGCGCCGCGGGATCGCCGAACTGAGATGGCCCGGCGGCAAGTTGCCGACCGAGCAGCAGTTGGCGCGCGAGCAGGGTGTCAGCCTGAATACGGTCCGGCGGGCGGTGGATCTGCTCGTCCAGGACGGGCTCGTCTATCGCCGGCAGGGGTCGGGAATGTACATCGCGAGCAGCGAGACCGGACCGCTGATCGGCGTGGCCGTGCCGTCGATGACCTACTACTTCCCGCGCATCATCGTCGGCATCGAGCGTGAACTCGCGAAACACGGCGCGCAGATGCTGTTGCGCAGTACGGAGTGGGATTCCGTCGAGGAGCGGCAGGCGGTCGACGGGCTGGTGAGTGCCGGTGCGGCCGGGCTGATCCTCGCGGCCGATGGACCGAGCCTGGCCGGGCTGGAGGACCTCGATGTGCCGGTCGTCCTCGTCGAGCGGGGGCTGGAGGATCCGGACACGCTGCACGAGTTCGTCGGCTCGAATCATGGAGCCGGTGCGCGTGCCGCGGTCAAGCATCTGCGGGGCCTCGGCCACACCCGGATCGCTTACCTGGAACGGGTTAGCCCGCACACGGCTCCGCAGGTCCGGGCGGGACTCGGCGATGTCCCCGTGCTGGTCGAGTCGCGCGAGCGGTGGACCACTGCGGATGCCGAGCGTTTCCTCGCGGAACTCCTGCGCAAGAAGGTGACCGCGGTCATCTGCTTCCCCGACCGCGAGGCGACCCTGCTGCTCAACGCGGCCATCGCGAACGGCATCGCGGTGCCCGGCGACCTCTCGGTGATCAGCTACGACGACGAGGTCGCCGACCTCTCCGACATCCCACTGACCGCCGTCTCGCCGGCCAAGCTGGACGTCGGCCGGCTGGCCGTGGAAACCCTCCGCGCCCGCCTCGCCGAGCCGGGTTCCCCCCGTCGCCAGATCTCGCTGGTGCCCAACCTCGTAGTACGGGACTCCACAGGCCCGGTCAGATAA